Proteins found in one Solitalea lacus genomic segment:
- a CDS encoding RNA polymerase sigma-70 factor, giving the protein MKRYSDIELFNLVKQGNKRAFEELYNRHWERLFVLACNKLSSKDDAIDLLQDLFFLFWEKREVILITDSVASYLNVMLKHRVFNFYKHTQVVQKHTDHVKATQNDSDQSTLNQLNFNELNRSLEFEINRMPEKMREIFLLSRVEGLSINEISNRLSISEQTVKNQVSNAIKRLKAHLGSNYSAE; this is encoded by the coding sequence GTGAAGAGGTATTCTGATATTGAATTGTTTAATCTCGTAAAACAAGGTAATAAACGAGCTTTTGAGGAACTATACAACAGGCATTGGGAACGATTATTCGTTCTTGCTTGTAATAAACTTTCCTCAAAGGATGACGCTATTGACCTGCTTCAGGACCTGTTTTTTCTATTTTGGGAAAAACGGGAGGTGATTCTTATTACCGATTCTGTTGCATCATATTTGAATGTTATGCTAAAACACAGGGTGTTTAATTTTTATAAACACACCCAGGTTGTTCAAAAGCACACCGATCATGTTAAGGCCACTCAAAACGATTCTGATCAATCTACTTTAAACCAGCTTAATTTTAATGAACTTAATCGTTCTTTAGAATTTGAAATAAATCGGATGCCCGAAAAAATGCGGGAGATTTTTCTTTTAAGTCGCGTAGAAGGCTTATCAATTAACGAAATTTCCAATCGCCTCTCCATATCTGAGCAAACTGTAAAAAACCAGGTGAGTAATGCTATTAAGCGATTAAAAGCACATTTGGGAAGTAATTATTCTGCTGAATAG
- a CDS encoding rhomboid family intramembrane serine protease, producing the protein MQEIIQNTPVAAIIFAFTMLTSVYGLFFNHGVNYTFSLHPYSINRGSRYYTILTSGLIHADLMHLAFNMMTFYFFAFPLEKIFVYSYGSMGHWLFAGMYVLGLILSDISTIIKHKNNINYYSLGASGAISAVLFSFILFSPDTKIGIFLIPIGVPAYIFGPLYLIYCVYASKNQQDHINHDAHFYGAVTGLLFTVIAFPGVISLFLNTLLGS; encoded by the coding sequence ATGCAAGAAATTATTCAAAACACTCCCGTTGCGGCCATCATATTTGCTTTTACCATGCTAACTAGCGTTTATGGCTTGTTCTTTAATCATGGTGTCAATTACACATTCAGCTTGCATCCATATAGTATTAATCGTGGCAGTAGATACTACACTATATTAACCAGTGGGCTAATTCATGCTGATTTAATGCATCTGGCATTTAATATGATGACCTTTTACTTCTTTGCTTTCCCGTTAGAGAAAATTTTCGTTTACAGTTATGGCTCAATGGGGCATTGGTTATTTGCAGGGATGTATGTTTTAGGATTGATTCTGAGTGATATTAGTACAATAATAAAGCACAAGAACAATATTAATTATTACAGTTTGGGAGCGTCAGGGGCAATTTCAGCTGTATTATTTAGTTTTATATTATTTTCTCCTGATACCAAAATTGGGATATTTCTGATTCCAATAGGAGTTCCTGCATATATTTTCGGGCCTTTGTATCTGATTTATTGTGTTTATGCATCTAAAAACCAACAAGATCATATTAACCATGATGCTCATTTCTACGGTGCTGTAACTGGCTTATTGTTTACTGTTATTGCGTTTCCAGGAGTAATTTCACTCTTTCTAAATACACTGTTAGGTAGTTAA
- a CDS encoding right-handed parallel beta-helix repeat-containing protein translates to MLIFVVSELLQSLTFCKKEDATSPSQGITHNPPPVITEIGNDKKVVIRTVDELISANRVAKIDDTIYIHDSSVIDLTNYKPITIKAGVKLVSGRGQKGSMGGLLVKSGYENGPIFISGGENILFLGLRIKGPNPTTEKSRNATGISVNHNYVEVRYCELAGWPYAAIEFSHSNNGRVNNCLIHHNQKNGLGYGIVIVSASVIIDHNVFDYNRHAIAATGNPNDSYEAYNNIILGHGNGHSFDMHGMNINGNVLGGRDIKIYNNEFRNPSERAVMIRGVPTGTCEILDNKVRSIRASLRPTIYFVYPVLSARVQNNVTQDEFPPIENPIFQPSINF, encoded by the coding sequence ATGCTCATTTTTGTCGTAAGTGAACTCTTGCAATCCCTTACTTTCTGTAAAAAAGAGGATGCGACTTCACCATCTCAAGGTATAACTCATAATCCTCCGCCCGTAATAACAGAGATCGGCAATGATAAAAAAGTAGTTATTCGAACTGTGGATGAATTAATCTCGGCTAATCGTGTGGCAAAAATTGATGATACTATTTACATTCACGATAGTTCGGTAATCGATTTAACAAATTACAAACCAATCACCATAAAGGCAGGAGTAAAATTAGTAAGTGGACGAGGACAAAAAGGTTCAATGGGGGGATTACTAGTTAAATCGGGTTATGAAAATGGTCCAATTTTTATTTCGGGGGGTGAAAATATTCTTTTTTTAGGTTTAAGAATCAAAGGGCCTAATCCAACAACTGAAAAAAGCAGAAATGCAACTGGTATTTCGGTGAACCACAATTATGTGGAAGTGAGATATTGCGAATTAGCAGGCTGGCCATATGCAGCAATAGAATTTAGCCATTCTAATAACGGAAGGGTCAATAATTGCTTAATTCATCACAATCAGAAAAATGGTTTAGGTTACGGAATCGTGATTGTTTCTGCATCAGTAATAATAGATCATAACGTTTTTGATTATAACAGGCATGCCATTGCCGCTACGGGAAATCCAAACGATAGTTACGAGGCGTACAATAATATTATTCTGGGCCACGGCAATGGCCATTCATTTGATATGCATGGAATGAACATTAATGGGAATGTTCTAGGGGGAAGAGACATTAAAATTTATAATAACGAATTTCGAAACCCTAGTGAAAGGGCTGTAATGATAAGGGGAGTCCCTACAGGAACCTGTGAAATCCTTGATAATAAAGTAAGGTCGATCCGAGCCAGTCTGCGTCCAACAATTTATTTTGTATATCCTGTTCTTTCTGCGAGGGTACAGAATAATGTAACACAAGATGAGTTTCCGCCAATAGAAAATCCAATCTTTCAACCTTCAATAAATTTTTAG